In Mangrovibacterium diazotrophicum, one genomic interval encodes:
- the gmd gene encoding GDP-mannose 4,6-dehydratase has translation MSKVALITGITGQDGAYLAEFLLKKGYVVHGIKRRSSMFNTDRIDHLYQDPHTDHRNLILHYGDLTDSMNLTRIIQEVKPDEIYNLAAMSHVKVSFDTPEYTANADGIGTLRILEAVRLLGLKSRIYQASTSELYGLVQQVPQSETTPFYPRSPYAVAKLYGYWITVNYREAYKMHASNGILFNHESPIRGETFVTRKVTRAISRIALGMQDKVYMGNLASKRDWGHAKDYIKAMYLILQQDEPDDYVIATGITTTIRDFIKMACQEVGLEASFKGEGVDEVGYISGVDEKLFNAKVGVEYLEAIKERIKSGNNDIVHVDPMYFRPTEVDLLIGDPTKAMSKLNWTPEYDLAGLVADMMQSDVKLMQKDAYLNKGGYQTMNYFE, from the coding sequence ATGTCAAAGGTTGCTCTAATTACCGGGATCACTGGACAAGACGGTGCTTATCTCGCGGAATTCTTATTAAAGAAAGGTTATGTTGTTCACGGTATCAAACGTCGTTCCTCGATGTTCAATACGGATCGTATCGATCACCTTTACCAGGATCCACATACCGATCACCGCAATTTAATCTTACACTATGGTGATTTAACGGACAGTATGAACCTTACCCGTATCATCCAGGAAGTAAAACCTGACGAAATCTATAATTTGGCAGCAATGAGCCACGTAAAAGTTAGTTTCGATACCCCTGAATATACTGCTAATGCTGACGGTATCGGAACACTTCGTATATTGGAAGCTGTTCGTTTGTTAGGTTTGAAGAGCCGCATCTACCAAGCATCTACATCTGAGCTTTACGGTTTGGTTCAACAAGTTCCTCAATCCGAAACAACTCCTTTCTACCCTCGTTCTCCTTATGCCGTAGCCAAATTATATGGCTATTGGATTACTGTAAACTATCGCGAGGCTTATAAAATGCACGCCAGCAATGGTATCCTGTTCAACCACGAATCACCGATCCGCGGGGAGACTTTCGTTACCAGAAAAGTTACCCGTGCAATCTCAAGAATCGCTCTTGGAATGCAAGATAAAGTTTACATGGGTAACCTGGCTTCAAAGCGTGACTGGGGACATGCCAAAGATTATATCAAAGCAATGTACCTGATCCTTCAACAAGATGAACCGGATGATTATGTAATCGCAACGGGTATTACAACTACAATCCGCGACTTCATTAAAATGGCTTGCCAGGAAGTTGGTTTGGAAGCTTCATTTAAAGGAGAAGGTGTCGATGAAGTTGGTTACATCTCAGGTGTTGACGAAAAGCTTTTCAATGCAAAAGTTGGTGTAGAGTATTTGGAAGCAATTAAAGAGCGAATCAAATCAGGAAATAACGATATTGTACACGTAGACCCAATGTATTTCCGTCCTACTGAAGTAGATTTGTTGATTGGTGATCCGACAAAAGCCATGAGCAAATTGAATTGGACTCCAGAATATGACTTGGCAGGATTGGTTGCCGATATGATGCAATCAGACGTTAAACTGATGCAAAAGGATGCTTACCTGAATAAAGGTGGGTACCAAACCATGAACTATTTTGAATAG
- a CDS encoding GDP-L-fucose synthase family protein — protein sequence MEKNSKIYIAGHRGLVGSAILKGLKEKGYTNFVTKTHKELDLSDQLAVAKFFEEENPDYVFLAAAKVGGIMANNVYRGQFIYENLMIQNNVIHQAYLNNVKKLLFLGSTCIYPREAPQPMPEDSLLTSPLEYTNEPYAVAKITGIKMCESYNIQYGTNFISVMPTNLYGPNDNFDLEKSHVLPALIRKIYLGKCLSEDNWDAILDDLEQRPVESIDNTASKDSILGILEKYGIKNIDGKYAVEIWGTGNPMREFLWSEDMAAACIFVMENINFEDVVPKNSNEIRNTHINIGTGKEISIRGLAELIKAKVGFDGDLYFNRTKPDGTMRKLTDPSKLHGLGWKHSVEIEDGIESMIKWYTSNVKVG from the coding sequence ATGGAAAAAAACAGCAAAATATATATTGCAGGACATCGGGGTTTGGTTGGCTCGGCTATTTTGAAAGGTCTTAAAGAAAAAGGCTATACCAATTTTGTCACCAAAACGCACAAAGAACTTGATCTATCCGATCAGCTCGCCGTTGCTAAATTCTTTGAAGAAGAGAATCCGGACTACGTATTCTTAGCTGCTGCAAAAGTTGGTGGAATCATGGCCAATAACGTCTATCGGGGTCAGTTTATTTACGAGAACCTGATGATTCAAAATAATGTCATCCACCAAGCCTACCTAAATAACGTAAAAAAACTGCTTTTTCTGGGGAGTACTTGTATCTACCCCAGGGAAGCGCCACAACCAATGCCGGAAGACAGTTTGCTGACTTCTCCGTTGGAATACACAAACGAGCCATACGCTGTAGCGAAAATCACCGGAATTAAAATGTGTGAGAGTTACAATATTCAATACGGCACCAACTTTATTTCTGTTATGCCAACGAATTTGTACGGGCCAAACGACAACTTCGATTTGGAAAAGTCACATGTGCTGCCTGCATTAATCCGGAAGATTTACCTCGGGAAGTGTCTCTCTGAAGACAATTGGGACGCGATTTTGGATGATTTGGAGCAACGCCCGGTTGAATCAATCGACAATACAGCATCCAAAGACAGTATTCTTGGCATACTTGAAAAATACGGAATCAAAAATATCGACGGTAAATACGCCGTGGAAATTTGGGGTACTGGCAATCCGATGCGTGAATTTCTTTGGAGCGAGGACATGGCAGCCGCTTGTATCTTCGTAATGGAGAATATCAATTTTGAAGACGTGGTTCCTAAAAACTCGAATGAGATTAGAAATACCCACATTAACATTGGTACCGGCAAAGAAATCAGTATACGCGGATTAGCCGAACTGATCAAAGCCAAAGTTGGTTTTGATGGCGACCTCTATTTCAATCGCACGAAACCGGATGGAACAATGCGTAAACTCACCGACCCGTCAAAACTCCACGGCTTAGGATGGAAACATTCTGTTGAAATCGAAGACGGTATTGAGAGTATGATAAAGTGGTATACTTCAAACGTAAAAGT